The following are encoded together in the Streptomyces flavofungini genome:
- a CDS encoding ABC transporter substrate-binding protein: protein MPRVSSKRRLTAGAALVVAALVTTTACGGGDDDDGGNGKGAGYNAALNKVANPSKKAGGTLRMVGKQDLDSADPQRAYYGMSWDFMRFYTRQLVSYDTKPGKEGTKLVPDLAESTAEISKDGKTYTYKLRDGLTWEDGSALTSKDVKYGIERLWATDTITGGPGYIRQTLDPKGEYKGPYKDTSKDKLGLKAIETPDDKTIIFKLPKRNGDFEQFLAMPAGSPVKAAKDTKAKYTQRPFSSGPYKFSEYKAGKKIVLVRNDKWKKASDPIRPALPDKIDVTISANLEENDKRLMAGDYDVDLNGTGMTQSGRVTAVQKHKGSVDNMHTSFVRYVALIHTAKPFDNVHCRKAVFYGTDFAGLQQTRGGALAAGDIANSTLPKAIPGYSDYDPYGVLERKGKPDIAKAKDELKQCGKPNGFSAKLTARNNNPGEVDTAEALQAQLKKVGINVSVEQLDGADSASITGSPSVVRKRGYSMQMSGWGPDFPTGQGYAQPLFDSRFLNENGNYNESQIKDKKIDAMFDEAIAQTDPAKAAEIYKKLDKRILDQADWMPFLYEKNITWRGPRLTNAYMSDAYNGRYDYVSLGVNQK from the coding sequence ATGCCCAGAGTTTCCTCGAAACGACGGCTCACCGCCGGTGCGGCCCTCGTCGTCGCGGCGCTGGTGACGACCACGGCGTGCGGCGGTGGCGACGACGACGACGGCGGCAACGGCAAAGGCGCGGGCTACAACGCCGCCCTGAACAAGGTCGCCAACCCGTCGAAGAAGGCCGGCGGCACCCTGCGCATGGTCGGCAAGCAGGACCTCGACTCGGCCGACCCGCAGCGTGCCTACTACGGCATGTCCTGGGACTTCATGCGCTTCTACACCCGGCAGCTGGTGTCGTACGACACCAAGCCCGGCAAGGAGGGCACGAAGCTGGTCCCGGACCTCGCCGAGTCCACCGCGGAGATCTCCAAGGACGGCAAGACCTACACGTACAAGCTGCGTGACGGTCTCACCTGGGAGGACGGCTCGGCGCTGACCTCCAAGGACGTCAAGTACGGCATCGAGCGCCTGTGGGCGACGGACACCATCACCGGTGGCCCCGGCTACATCCGCCAGACGCTCGACCCCAAGGGCGAGTACAAGGGCCCGTACAAGGACACGTCCAAGGACAAGCTCGGTCTGAAGGCGATCGAGACGCCCGACGACAAGACCATCATCTTCAAGCTGCCCAAGCGCAACGGTGACTTCGAGCAGTTCCTGGCGATGCCCGCAGGATCCCCGGTGAAGGCGGCCAAGGACACCAAGGCCAAGTACACCCAGCGGCCGTTCTCCTCGGGCCCGTACAAGTTCTCCGAGTACAAGGCCGGCAAGAAGATCGTCCTGGTCCGCAACGACAAGTGGAAGAAGGCCTCGGACCCGATCCGTCCGGCGCTGCCCGACAAGATCGACGTGACGATCTCCGCCAACCTGGAGGAGAACGACAAGCGTCTGATGGCCGGCGACTACGACGTCGACCTCAACGGCACCGGCATGACCCAGTCCGGCCGTGTCACCGCCGTGCAGAAGCACAAGGGCAGCGTCGACAACATGCACACCTCCTTCGTGCGCTACGTCGCCCTGATCCACACGGCGAAGCCGTTCGACAACGTCCACTGCCGCAAGGCCGTCTTCTACGGCACGGACTTCGCGGGCCTGCAGCAGACCCGCGGCGGTGCCCTGGCCGCCGGCGACATCGCCAACAGCACCCTGCCGAAGGCGATCCCGGGCTACAGCGACTACGACCCCTACGGCGTCCTGGAGCGCAAGGGCAAGCCGGACATCGCCAAGGCCAAGGACGAGCTGAAGCAGTGCGGCAAGCCCAACGGCTTCAGCGCCAAGCTCACCGCCCGCAACAACAACCCGGGTGAGGTCGACACCGCAGAGGCCCTGCAGGCCCAGCTCAAGAAGGTCGGCATCAACGTCTCCGTCGAGCAGCTCGACGGCGCCGACTCCGCCAGCATCACCGGCTCGCCGTCCGTCGTGCGGAAGCGCGGCTACAGCATGCAGATGAGCGGCTGGGGCCCGGACTTCCCGACCGGCCAGGGCTACGCGCAGCCGCTGTTCGACAGCCGTTTCCTCAACGAGAACGGCAACTACAACGAGTCCCAGATCAAGGACAAGAAGATCGACGCCATGTTCGACGAGGCGATCGCTCAGACCGACCCGGCCAAGGCCGCGGAGATCTACAAGAAGCTCGACAAGCGCATCCTCGACCAGGCGGACTGGATGCCGTTCCTGTACGAGAAGAACATCACCTGGCGCGGTCCGCGGCTGACGAACGCGTACATGTCCGACGCGTACAACGGCCGGTACGACTACGTCTCGCTCGGCGTCAACCAGAAGTAG
- a CDS encoding ABC transporter permease: MLAYLIRRLIAVIIMVLVVLLATFTVFYMLPKWAGQDIAVLFAGKQAGAEQLEGIRTKLGLNDPLIVQFWDFIKGIPMGRDYTNGSDVTHCPAPCFGYSFRTEAPVWETLKDALPVTGALAAGACVLWLGAGVLTGVVSALKRGTIWDRAAMTTALGGVSLPVFFTGMIAMGIFVHNLGWVKIADSLSTDDSIDVWFQTLILPWVVLAFLNAAMYARLTRATMLEVLGEDYIRTARAKGLGEPAVIRRHALRSAMTPILTVFGLDLGVLMGGAVLTESTFNLPGLGLEAVRAISSKDLPVILGVTLCAALAIAIANLVVDLLYAVIDPRVRLG, encoded by the coding sequence GTGCTTGCTTATCTCATCCGGCGCCTGATCGCCGTCATCATCATGGTGCTGGTCGTACTGCTCGCGACCTTCACCGTCTTCTACATGCTGCCCAAGTGGGCGGGACAGGACATCGCCGTCCTCTTCGCCGGCAAGCAGGCCGGAGCCGAGCAGCTCGAGGGCATCCGGACCAAACTCGGCCTCAACGACCCCCTGATCGTCCAGTTCTGGGACTTCATCAAGGGCATCCCGATGGGGCGCGACTACACCAACGGCAGTGACGTCACCCACTGCCCCGCACCCTGCTTCGGCTACTCCTTCCGCACCGAGGCCCCCGTTTGGGAGACCCTCAAGGACGCCCTGCCCGTCACCGGCGCGCTCGCCGCCGGTGCCTGTGTGCTGTGGCTCGGCGCCGGTGTCCTCACCGGTGTGGTCTCCGCGCTCAAGCGGGGCACCATCTGGGACCGCGCCGCGATGACCACCGCCCTCGGCGGCGTCTCGCTCCCCGTCTTCTTCACCGGCATGATCGCGATGGGCATCTTCGTCCACAACCTGGGCTGGGTGAAGATCGCCGACAGCCTCAGTACGGACGACTCCATCGACGTCTGGTTCCAGACGCTGATCCTGCCCTGGGTCGTGCTCGCCTTCCTCAACGCCGCGATGTACGCCCGCCTCACCCGCGCCACCATGCTGGAAGTGCTCGGCGAGGACTACATCCGCACCGCGCGCGCCAAGGGCCTCGGAGAGCCCGCCGTCATCCGCAGACACGCGCTGCGCTCCGCGATGACACCGATCCTCACCGTCTTCGGACTCGACCTCGGCGTGCTCATGGGCGGCGCCGTGCTCACCGAGTCCACCTTCAACCTTCCGGGCCTCGGCCTGGAAGCGGTCAGGGCCATCAGCAGCAAGGACCTGCCCGTGATCCTCGGCGTCACCCTGTGTGCGGCCCTCGCGATCGCCATCGCCAACCTCGTCGTGGACCTCCTGTACGCCGTCATCGACCCGCGAGTGAGGCTGGGATGA
- a CDS encoding ABC transporter permease — MTAPLHDTPADAKPTEDVAPAAGAGVKKVEGRSLKQIAWNRLKRDKVALAGGITVLVLVLVAVFAPLIVNLLGHPPNDFHQEKLDPLTNLPQGAFGGVSSDFLFGVEPNKGRDVFSRIVYGARISLLVAFLAAIVAVVLGTLFGIIAGYFGGWVDALISRVMDVLLSFPQLLFIISLISVLPDDLLGLQGTSVRVAILVLVIGFFGWPYIGRIVRGQTLSLREREYVEAAKSLGGGRRHILFRELLPNLVAPITVYATLMIPTNILTEAALSFLGAGVKPPTASWGGMLRDALETYEHDPMFMVFPGVTIFITVLAFNLFGDGLRDALDPKGTR; from the coding sequence ATGACGGCGCCATTGCATGACACACCTGCGGATGCGAAACCCACCGAGGACGTCGCTCCCGCAGCTGGTGCGGGGGTGAAGAAGGTCGAGGGACGGTCGCTCAAGCAGATCGCCTGGAACCGACTCAAGCGGGACAAGGTCGCCCTGGCCGGCGGAATCACCGTGCTCGTTCTGGTCCTGGTCGCGGTCTTCGCGCCCCTGATCGTCAACCTCCTCGGGCACCCGCCGAACGACTTCCACCAGGAGAAGCTGGACCCGCTGACGAACCTGCCCCAGGGCGCGTTCGGCGGTGTCAGCAGCGACTTCCTCTTCGGCGTCGAGCCCAACAAGGGCCGCGACGTGTTCAGCCGGATCGTCTACGGCGCGCGGATCTCGCTGCTCGTGGCCTTCCTCGCCGCGATCGTCGCCGTGGTGCTCGGCACGCTCTTCGGGATCATCGCCGGCTACTTCGGCGGCTGGGTCGACGCCCTGATCAGCCGCGTGATGGACGTGCTGCTCTCCTTCCCGCAGCTGCTCTTCATCATCTCCCTGATCTCCGTGCTCCCCGACGATCTGCTGGGACTACAGGGGACGAGCGTGCGCGTCGCGATCCTCGTCCTGGTCATCGGCTTCTTCGGCTGGCCGTACATCGGGCGCATCGTGCGCGGCCAGACGCTCTCGCTGCGCGAGCGGGAGTACGTGGAGGCGGCCAAGAGCCTCGGCGGCGGTCGGCGCCACATCCTCTTCCGCGAACTGCTGCCGAACCTGGTCGCTCCGATCACGGTCTACGCGACCCTGATGATTCCCACCAACATCCTCACGGAAGCCGCCCTCAGCTTCTTGGGCGCGGGTGTCAAGCCGCCGACCGCCTCCTGGGGCGGAATGCTGCGGGACGCTCTCGAAACGTACGAGCACGACCCGATGTTCATGGTCTTCCCAGGCGTGACGATCTTCATCACGGTGCTCGCCTTCAACCTCTTCGGGGACGGTCTGCGCGACGCGCTCGACCCCAAGGGAACCCGCTAG
- a CDS encoding ABC transporter ATP-binding protein, which yields MTMPAQAKPAPDSERDVLLKVEGLVKHFPIKKGLLQRQVAAVQAVDGISFDVRSGETLGVVGESGCGKSTMGRLITRLLEPTGGRVEFEGTDITHLGTAKMRPLRRDVQMIFQDPYSSLNPRHTIGTIVGAPFKLQGVNPEGGVKKTVQGMLERVGLSPEHYNRYPHEFSGGQRQRIGIARALALQPKLVVADEPVSALDVSIQAQVVNLLDDLQDELGLTYVIIAHDLSVIRHVSDRIAVMYLGKIVELADRKDLYTKPMHPYTKALLSAVPVPDPKRRGGKSERILLRGDVPSPIDPPKGCRFHTRCWKATEICAVKEPPFVALETAHQVACHHPENAPDQAPEDTKLLSVAREAIDVVSVTTAADVAAAEPAAAEPEGEAAPAKAPAAAEAEGDAAPAKEEPAAKATDATKD from the coding sequence ATGACCATGCCCGCGCAGGCGAAACCCGCCCCGGACTCCGAGCGGGACGTGCTCCTCAAGGTCGAAGGACTGGTGAAGCACTTCCCCATCAAGAAGGGGCTCCTGCAGCGCCAGGTCGCGGCCGTCCAGGCCGTCGACGGGATCAGCTTCGACGTGCGCTCCGGTGAGACCCTCGGCGTCGTCGGCGAGTCCGGCTGCGGCAAGTCGACCATGGGCCGGCTCATCACGCGGCTGCTCGAACCGACCGGCGGGCGGGTGGAGTTCGAGGGCACGGACATCACGCACCTGGGCACGGCGAAGATGCGGCCGCTGCGCCGCGACGTCCAGATGATCTTCCAGGACCCGTACTCGTCGCTGAACCCCCGGCACACCATCGGCACGATCGTCGGCGCGCCCTTCAAGCTCCAGGGCGTGAACCCCGAGGGCGGCGTCAAGAAGACCGTCCAGGGCATGCTGGAGCGGGTCGGCCTGAGCCCCGAGCACTACAACCGCTACCCGCACGAGTTCTCCGGCGGTCAGCGGCAGCGCATCGGCATCGCGCGGGCGCTCGCCCTGCAGCCGAAGCTGGTCGTGGCGGACGAGCCGGTGTCGGCCCTCGACGTGTCCATCCAGGCCCAGGTGGTCAACCTCCTGGACGACCTGCAGGACGAGCTCGGCCTCACCTACGTGATCATCGCGCACGACCTGTCGGTCATCCGGCACGTGTCCGACCGCATCGCGGTCATGTACCTCGGCAAGATCGTCGAGCTCGCGGACCGCAAGGACTTGTACACCAAGCCCATGCACCCGTACACGAAGGCGCTCCTGTCCGCGGTGCCGGTGCCCGACCCCAAGCGGCGCGGGGGCAAGAGCGAGCGCATCCTGCTGCGTGGCGACGTGCCCTCGCCGATCGACCCGCCGAAGGGGTGCCGCTTCCACACGCGGTGCTGGAAGGCGACGGAGATCTGCGCGGTCAAGGAGCCGCCGTTCGTGGCCCTGGAGACGGCGCACCAGGTGGCGTGCCACCACCCGGAGAACGCGCCGGACCAGGCGCCGGAGGACACGAAGCTGCTCTCCGTGGCCCGAGAGGCCATTGATGTGGTGTCGGTCACCACGGCGGCGGATGTCGCTGCCGCGGAGCCCGCTGCCGCGGAGCCTGAGGGCGAGGCCGCTCCGGCGAAGGCGCCCGCTGCCGCGGAGGCCGAGGGTGACGCTGCCCCGGCGAAGGAGGAGCCTGCCGCCAAGGCGACCGACGCGACGAAGGACTGA
- a CDS encoding ABC transporter ATP-binding protein — protein MTELSKSGAAPAGAAEATVSKTGTAVGEVVADSPAPTAFLEVRDLKVHFPTDDGLVKSVDGLSFSLEKGRTLGIVGESGSGKSVTSLGILGLHTAGQYGRRKAQLSGEIWLNGTELLSAPQDEVRKLRGREMAMIFQDPLSALHPYYSIGKQIIEAYRVHHNVDKKVARKRAIEMLDRVGIPQPDKRVDSYPHEFSGGMRQRAMIAMALVNNPELLIADEPTTALDVTVQAQILDLIRDLQKEFGSAVIMITHDLGVVAEMADELLVMYGGRCVERGSAQQVFYEPQHPYTWGLLGSMPRIDREETERLVPVKGSPPSLINLPSGCAFNPRCPYADVPKDQITRSERPELSLVGSGHYSACHMSREERTKIWTEEIAPKL, from the coding sequence ATGACCGAACTGTCCAAGAGCGGAGCGGCGCCCGCGGGCGCCGCGGAAGCCACGGTGTCGAAGACCGGCACGGCCGTCGGCGAGGTCGTCGCCGACTCGCCCGCTCCCACCGCCTTCCTCGAGGTGCGCGACCTCAAGGTGCACTTCCCGACCGACGACGGCCTGGTCAAGTCCGTCGACGGGCTCAGCTTCAGCCTGGAGAAGGGCCGCACGCTCGGCATCGTCGGCGAGTCCGGGTCCGGCAAGTCCGTCACCTCGCTCGGCATCCTCGGCCTGCACACCGCCGGGCAGTACGGCCGCCGCAAGGCCCAGCTCTCCGGCGAGATCTGGCTGAACGGCACCGAACTGCTCAGCGCGCCCCAGGACGAGGTGCGCAAGCTGCGCGGCCGCGAGATGGCGATGATCTTCCAGGACCCGCTGTCCGCGCTGCACCCGTACTACTCCATCGGCAAGCAGATCATCGAGGCGTACCGGGTCCACCACAACGTGGACAAGAAGGTCGCCCGCAAGCGCGCCATCGAGATGCTCGACCGGGTGGGCATCCCCCAGCCGGACAAGCGCGTCGACTCCTACCCGCACGAGTTCTCCGGCGGCATGCGCCAGCGCGCGATGATCGCCATGGCGCTCGTCAACAACCCCGAACTGCTCATCGCCGACGAGCCGACCACGGCCCTCGACGTGACGGTGCAGGCGCAGATCCTGGACCTGATCCGGGACCTGCAGAAGGAGTTCGGCTCCGCGGTCATCATGATCACCCACGACCTCGGCGTGGTGGCGGAGATGGCCGACGAGCTGCTCGTGATGTACGGCGGCCGCTGCGTCGAGCGCGGCTCCGCGCAGCAGGTCTTCTACGAGCCCCAGCACCCCTACACCTGGGGGCTGCTCGGCTCGATGCCGCGCATCGACCGCGAGGAGACCGAGCGCCTCGTCCCGGTCAAGGGCTCCCCGCCCAGCCTCATCAACCTGCCGAGCGGCTGCGCCTTCAACCCGCGCTGCCCGTACGCCGACGTGCCCAAGGACCAGATCACGCGCAGCGAGCGCCCCGAGCTGAGCTTGGTCGGCTCCGGGCACTACTCGGCCTGCCACATGTCGCGCGAGGAGCGCACCAAGATCTGGACCGAAGAGATTGCGCCGAAGCTGTGA
- a CDS encoding trimeric intracellular cation channel family protein, whose translation MLQELFSPGVQHALDIVGIFVFAISGALLAVRKNFDVFGIAVLAEVTALGGGLFRDLVIGAVPPAAFTDLGYFLTPLFAALLVFFLHPQVERTQFAVNVFDAAGLGLFCVTGTTKAYDHGLGLTASATLGLATAVGGGVLRDIIANEVPSLVRWDRDLYAVPAIVGATIVALCIRFDTLNGLTTALAIVTAFVLRLLAMHYHWRAPRAWNRRSSASEEPEHKATA comes from the coding sequence GTGCTTCAGGAACTGTTCAGTCCGGGGGTCCAGCACGCACTGGACATCGTCGGCATCTTCGTCTTCGCGATCTCCGGCGCCCTCCTCGCCGTCCGCAAGAACTTCGACGTCTTCGGCATCGCCGTGCTCGCCGAGGTCACGGCCCTGGGCGGCGGCCTCTTCCGCGACCTGGTGATCGGCGCGGTGCCTCCGGCCGCGTTCACGGACCTCGGCTACTTCCTCACCCCGCTGTTCGCCGCGCTCCTTGTGTTCTTCCTGCACCCGCAGGTCGAGCGCACCCAGTTCGCGGTGAACGTCTTCGACGCGGCGGGCCTCGGCCTGTTCTGCGTCACGGGCACCACGAAGGCGTACGACCACGGGCTCGGCCTGACCGCGTCGGCGACCCTGGGCCTGGCCACGGCGGTGGGCGGCGGCGTGCTGCGCGACATCATCGCCAACGAGGTCCCGTCCCTGGTGCGCTGGGACCGCGACCTCTACGCGGTCCCCGCCATCGTGGGGGCCACCATCGTCGCCCTGTGCATCCGCTTCGACACGCTGAACGGCCTGACGACGGCGCTGGCCATCGTCACGGCGTTCGTCCTGCGACTGCTCGCGATGCACTACCACTGGCGGGCGCCGCGCGCGTGGAACCGCCGCTCCTCGGCGTCGGAGGAGCCAGAGCATAAAGCTACCGCTTAG
- a CDS encoding thioesterase family protein produces MADTAAAPTVRATVGDSEFDRDTAVARREPGVYDIDLSAGWTIVNAVNGGYLLAVVGRALADALPHSDPFTISAHYLTASDPGPAVIRTETVRTGRGLSTGQASLVQFEADGTEVERLRVLASYGDLDALPDDVRTTAEPPQLPPVDQCFGADDAPAEQRAVPGSSAIADRLWLKLDPSTLGWALGRPSGKGEMRAWFGLADGRDADPLSLLLAVDALPPTAFEMGLSGWVPTIELTVHVRARPAPGPLRVAITTRNLAGGFLEEDAEVWDSADRLVAQSRQLARARLR; encoded by the coding sequence ATGGCTGACACAGCAGCGGCGCCCACGGTGCGCGCCACGGTCGGGGACAGCGAGTTCGACCGCGACACGGCGGTCGCCCGGCGGGAGCCCGGCGTCTACGACATCGACCTCTCCGCGGGCTGGACCATCGTCAACGCCGTCAACGGCGGCTATCTCCTCGCCGTCGTCGGCCGCGCCCTCGCGGACGCGCTGCCGCACTCCGACCCGTTCACGATCTCCGCGCACTATCTGACGGCGTCCGACCCGGGTCCCGCCGTGATCCGCACCGAGACCGTGCGCACGGGACGCGGCCTCTCCACCGGACAGGCCTCCCTGGTGCAGTTCGAGGCCGACGGCACCGAGGTCGAGCGGCTGCGCGTGCTCGCCTCGTACGGAGACCTGGACGCCCTGCCCGACGACGTGCGCACGACCGCCGAGCCCCCGCAGCTGCCCCCGGTCGACCAGTGCTTCGGCGCCGACGACGCCCCCGCCGAGCAGCGCGCGGTGCCCGGCTCGTCCGCGATCGCCGACCGGCTGTGGCTGAAGCTGGACCCGTCCACGCTCGGCTGGGCGCTCGGCCGGCCGTCGGGCAAGGGCGAGATGCGGGCGTGGTTCGGGCTCGCCGACGGGCGCGACGCGGATCCGCTGTCGCTGCTGCTCGCCGTGGACGCGCTGCCGCCGACGGCGTTCGAGATGGGCCTCTCCGGCTGGGTGCCCACCATCGAGCTCACCGTCCACGTGCGGGCCAGGCCCGCTCCCGGACCGCTGCGCGTCGCCATCACCACCCGCAACCTCGCCGGCGGCTTCCTGGAGGAGGACGCCGAGGTCTGGGACTCCGCGGACCGCCTGGTGGCACAGTCCCGCCAGCTCGCCCGCGCCCGCCTGCGCTGA
- a CDS encoding LysR family transcriptional regulator, with the protein MFDSRHIRSFHEVVRTGSYSAAARSLGYTQPAITQQMKALERSVGTVLFTRVGRRMRLTEAGEALSRHAGVILGNIDAAQQQMNAITRLRTGRVRLCAFPSATATLIPEALARLARDHRGIRVELQEYEPPESLQRLVHGDADVTLAFTYPGLLEEVPDEVVEVPLMEDQLTVLMPTRHPMARRRSVRLADLSEERWIAGCLRCRANFLHECAEQGFAPDIAFTTDDNLVIQSLVSEGLGIAMMPGLVLNFLCHRSVTGRPLDPASRRQVSAYVLREHLRIPATALVLDELKAVAANRVGC; encoded by the coding sequence GTGTTCGACTCCCGGCACATCAGGTCCTTCCACGAAGTGGTCCGCACCGGCTCGTACTCCGCCGCGGCCCGCTCGCTCGGCTATACGCAACCGGCGATCACCCAGCAGATGAAGGCGCTCGAACGGTCCGTGGGCACGGTCCTTTTCACCCGTGTCGGCCGCCGGATGCGGCTGACGGAGGCGGGCGAGGCACTCTCCCGGCACGCCGGTGTGATCCTCGGCAACATCGACGCGGCCCAGCAGCAGATGAACGCGATCACGCGGCTGCGCACCGGCCGGGTCAGACTGTGCGCGTTCCCGAGCGCCACGGCCACGCTGATACCGGAGGCGCTGGCCCGCCTCGCCCGCGACCACCGCGGCATCCGCGTCGAACTGCAGGAGTACGAGCCGCCGGAGTCCCTGCAGCGCCTGGTGCACGGCGACGCCGACGTCACCCTCGCCTTCACCTATCCCGGCCTGCTCGAGGAGGTGCCGGACGAGGTCGTCGAAGTACCGCTGATGGAAGACCAGTTGACGGTCCTGATGCCCACCAGGCACCCGATGGCGCGGCGCCGCTCGGTGCGGCTCGCCGACCTGTCCGAGGAGCGCTGGATCGCCGGGTGCCTGCGCTGCCGCGCCAACTTCCTGCACGAGTGCGCCGAGCAGGGCTTCGCCCCGGACATCGCCTTCACCACCGACGACAACCTCGTCATCCAGAGCCTGGTCTCCGAGGGCCTCGGCATCGCGATGATGCCGGGCCTCGTCCTGAACTTCCTGTGCCACCGCTCGGTCACGGGCCGCCCGCTCGACCCGGCGTCGCGGCGGCAGGTGTCGGCGTACGTCCTGCGGGAGCACCTGCGCATTCCGGCCACGGCACTCGTGCTCGACGAGCTGAAGGCGGTCGCGGCCAACCGCGTGGGCTGCTGA
- a CDS encoding cysteine dioxygenase family protein — MTTPTAHTRTATARPCTTPRLDALVAEIREAVGRGLPPDLTAYLVGERLAPHLGTADLLTPEQCEGDPDRYRQHLLHAESDGSFSLVGLVWLPGQRTSVHDHVSWCVTGVHEGEEHERRYRLVPAEDGVPAHLVATEDVVNPQGAVCGFAPPGDIHRVWNAGAGRAISLHVYGADIGRLGSSVRRVYDLPADR, encoded by the coding sequence ATGACCACCCCCACCGCGCACACCCGCACCGCGACCGCCCGCCCCTGTACGACGCCGCGCCTCGACGCGCTCGTCGCGGAGATACGCGAGGCCGTCGGCCGCGGCCTCCCCCCGGACCTGACCGCGTACCTGGTGGGCGAGCGCCTCGCCCCGCACCTGGGCACCGCCGACCTGCTCACCCCCGAGCAGTGCGAGGGCGACCCCGACCGCTACCGCCAGCACCTCCTGCACGCCGAGAGCGACGGCAGCTTCTCCCTCGTCGGCCTGGTGTGGCTGCCCGGCCAGCGCACGTCCGTGCACGACCACGTGTCGTGGTGCGTGACCGGCGTGCACGAGGGCGAGGAGCACGAGCGGCGCTACCGGCTCGTGCCCGCCGAGGACGGCGTTCCCGCCCACCTCGTCGCCACGGAGGACGTGGTGAACCCGCAGGGCGCGGTGTGCGGCTTCGCGCCGCCCGGGGACATCCACCGGGTGTGGAACGCGGGCGCGGGACGCGCGATCTCCCTGCACGTCTACGGCGCGGACATCGGACGGCTCGGCAGCAGCGTGCGCCGGGTGTACGACCTCCCGGCCGACCGCTGA
- a CDS encoding YeiH family protein, with protein MALLGQRPPRTASAPRPPVPVTGPWPGLALAAAGVAVAWLTHRLVPDVPMLTVAIVLGLAAAQVPGSRVWVRGWARPGLTFAAKRLMRVGVVLLGLKLSLRDVLGVGWATVAMVLVVVAATFFGTWWLGRKLGLPGDQPLLIATGYSICGASAIGAVSDVSRSEERDTAASVAVVTLCGTLAIAVLPLLQGPLGLTDAEFGRWVGASVHDVGQVVATAQTAGGTALGEGVLVKLMRVALLAPLVAGVAIAVRARRAASAAGTPDAGERRPPLVPLFVAGFVAMVGVRSTGWLPDPALDAAGVAQELLLAAALFGLGSAVDLRTLVRTGGRVGLVGLCAWVVVGGVSYAGVCLTA; from the coding sequence ATGGCCCTGCTCGGACAGCGCCCGCCGAGGACGGCGTCGGCGCCGCGTCCGCCTGTGCCCGTCACCGGCCCCTGGCCGGGCCTCGCCCTGGCCGCGGCGGGCGTCGCCGTCGCCTGGCTGACGCACCGGCTCGTGCCGGACGTGCCGATGCTGACGGTCGCCATCGTCCTCGGCCTCGCCGCCGCGCAGGTGCCGGGTTCCCGGGTGTGGGTACGCGGCTGGGCCAGGCCCGGCCTCACCTTCGCCGCGAAGCGCCTGATGCGGGTCGGCGTGGTGCTGCTCGGCCTGAAGCTCAGCCTGCGTGATGTGCTCGGGGTCGGCTGGGCGACCGTCGCGATGGTGCTCGTGGTGGTCGCGGCGACGTTCTTCGGCACCTGGTGGCTCGGCCGGAAGCTGGGCCTGCCCGGCGACCAGCCGCTCCTCATCGCCACCGGCTACTCGATCTGCGGGGCCTCGGCGATCGGCGCGGTCAGCGACGTCTCCCGCAGCGAGGAGCGCGACACGGCCGCGTCGGTGGCGGTGGTGACGCTCTGCGGGACGCTCGCCATCGCCGTGCTCCCCCTGCTCCAGGGGCCGTTGGGGCTCACCGACGCGGAGTTCGGGCGCTGGGTCGGGGCGAGCGTGCACGACGTGGGCCAGGTCGTCGCCACCGCGCAGACCGCGGGGGGCACGGCCCTCGGCGAGGGCGTCCTCGTCAAGCTGATGCGGGTGGCGCTGCTCGCGCCGCTGGTCGCGGGCGTGGCGATCGCGGTACGGGCCCGGCGCGCGGCCTCGGCGGCCGGGACCCCCGACGCCGGTGAGCGGCGGCCGCCGCTGGTGCCGCTGTTCGTCGCGGGGTTCGTGGCGATGGTCGGCGTACGCAGCACCGGCTGGCTCCCGGACCCGGCGCTCGACGCGGCCGGGGTCGCCCAGGAACTGCTGCTCGCCGCCGCCCTGTTCGGCCTCGGCAGCGCGGTGGACCTGCGGACGCTGGTGCGCACCGGGGGCCGGGTGGGGCTCGTGGGGCTGTGCGCATGGGTGGTGGTCGGCGGGGTGTCGTACGCGGGGGTGTGCCTGACCGCGTGA